CGCCTACAACCACGTCAACAACACGGTGTATTTCCGCTACTTCGAACAGGCCCGGATCGAGTGGGCGGAACGGATGGGCTCGCGGGTCAGCCCCTTCGAGGAAATCGGACCGGTGATCATCAATGCCAGCTGCACCTTTCTGGCGCCGGTGAATTATCCTGCCACGGTAGTCGTCAGGATGTACGCGGGCTCGCCCGGGCGAACCAGCCTGATGACCTGGTACGAACTGTTCGTCGAAGGCGAGGACCGCTTGTATGCCGAAGGCGCGGCCAAGACAGTGTGGATGGACATGCGCAGCGGAAAATCGGTGCCGATCCCGCCGGCGGTGCGTGCCTTGTTCGATGATTCCGCCGCCTGACTCGGGGCGGCACGGGCCGCCGCCGGCCGGCCCGGACCCACGGTCGAGGGAGCTACGATGATGCTGATGAATCGGGACAAGTCGGTGCTGTTGGTGATCGACGTGCAGGCGCGGCTGGCTCCGCACATCCACGACCGCGAGCAGGTGGTTGCCAACTGCATCTGGCTGGCGCGGGTGGCCGAGCGCGCAGGAGTGCCGGTAGTGGTTACCGAGCATTTTCCGGAGAAGCTCGGCGCGACGGTGGACGAGCTGCGCGCGGCCACCGGCAACGCCCGCTACGTGGGCAAGCGCTGCTTTTCGGCGCAGGCCGAAGGCGGCCTCGCCGATACCGCGGTGGAGCGCTGCCGGCAGGTGATCGTGTGCGGCACCGAAGCCCATGTCTGCGTGATGCAGAGCGCGCTCGAACTGCGCTGGGCGGGCAAGGAAGTGTTCGTCGTCGCCGAGGCTTCGGGGTCGCGCGCCGCCGCCGACCGGGACCTCGCCTTCGCCCGCATGCGCGAGCACGGGGTCGAGATCGTGTCGCGCGAAATGGTCGCGTTCGAGTGGCTGCAGCGCGGCGGCACCGAGTTGTTTCGCGAGATCAACCGCGATTTCATCCGCTGAGCGGGGCCGGCTTCGTTAGGGAAAACGGGGGTATCGTTCATCCCGGCGTTCTCTTAGCCT
The window above is part of the Thauera aromatica K172 genome. Proteins encoded here:
- a CDS encoding acyl-CoA thioesterase codes for the protein MKDKARLIHTSRIAVRWGDMDAYNHVNNTVYFRYFEQARIEWAERMGSRVSPFEEIGPVIINASCTFLAPVNYPATVVVRMYAGSPGRTSLMTWYELFVEGEDRLYAEGAAKTVWMDMRSGKSVPIPPAVRALFDDSAA
- a CDS encoding isochorismatase family protein, translated to MLMNRDKSVLLVIDVQARLAPHIHDREQVVANCIWLARVAERAGVPVVVTEHFPEKLGATVDELRAATGNARYVGKRCFSAQAEGGLADTAVERCRQVIVCGTEAHVCVMQSALELRWAGKEVFVVAEASGSRAAADRDLAFARMREHGVEIVSREMVAFEWLQRGGTELFREINRDFIR